One Methanococcus voltae genomic region harbors:
- a CDS encoding iron-sulfur cluster biosynthesis family protein: MIPVTISDDAREFIMEKLPQATSKDFIVVFEGFGUGGPKFSVDLVDKIMDTDELIHEEPEFKVYIDKMAKQVLESVNIVLKKSVFSGKYLAIQGAGGCC, from the coding sequence ATGATACCAGTTACCATATCAGATGATGCTAGAGAATTCATCATGGAAAAACTACCTCAAGCAACTTCAAAGGACTTCATTGTAGTATTTGAAGGATTTGGTTGAGGAGGGCCTAAATTTTCAGTAGATTTAGTGGATAAAATAATGGATACAGATGAATTAATACACGAAGAACCAGAGTTTAAGGTTTACATTGACAAAATGGCAAAACAAGTGCTCGAAAGTGTAAACATTGTATTAAAAAAGTCAGTATTCAGTGGAAAATATCTTGCCATACAAGGAGCAGGTGGATGTTGTTAA